The nucleotide window CTGCAAAACTAAAATGAAAACGGCTTTCTAACCAACCAAGATTTGATGTTCCCATCTTTTCTTTTGGTAATTTTCTTAACATAATTTACTCCTTAATTAGAGTTTCAAATTGTTCTAAGATTCTTTCTAAACTATCTTCTTGACATTTTCTTTCATAAGTTGTAATTATTTCTCTTGGCATTACAATAGCACCAAGTCTTGTAAATTGACTTCTTAAATCATTTAATAAATCTTGTCCATTACTTCCAGAATGAGTTGCAAGTTGAATCTTTTTCATACTGAATAGCGCCCTAAAATTATCTCCGATTCTTGAAATCCAAGCAATCATATTTACTAAAACAGGTGGTACTCCATAGTTATATTCTGGTGAAACAAAAACATAAGCAGTTGCTTTTTCCATTTGTTTTGCTAAATCAAGTGCAACTTTTGGAATACCATCATTTTGTTCTTTAAAA belongs to Arcobacter defluvii and includes:
- a CDS encoding NADPH-dependent FMN reductase, with protein sequence MVLIFVASLNENMNLANMIKDKFENKNINSKIINLVDLNLPMYDTFKEQNDGIPKVALDLAKQMEKATAYVFVSPEYNYGVPPVLVNMIAWISRIGDNFRALFSMKKIQLATHSGSNGQDLLNDLRSQFTRLGAIVMPREIITTYERKCQEDSLERILEQFETLIKE